Below is a genomic region from Pseudomonas extremaustralis.
CCGGTGCACCTGGTGATGCTGTCGTCGGCCGTCAGCCTGCCCTCGGGGGTGGTGATGCCGGCCAGCGACCGCCTCGGCGTGGCGCAACTGCTAGAACATCACGGCTGCTGGTTGCTGGAGAACGACACCTTTGGCGAGCTGAGCTTCAATGCCCCGCAAACCGCGCTGCGTGAGCTGGTCAACCCTGAGCGGCTGATCGTGTTTTCGGCGTTCGACAAAATCCTCGGTTCGGAAGCGCCCTATGGCTATTTGCTGTCCCGGCGCATGAGCAGTGAATTGCAGCGCCAGTTTCTGTTGCGTTCGTTCCGCTTGTCGTCGATCCGTCAACGCGCCGTTGCGCGGCTGTACCAGAGCGGGCGGATCGACCTGCACTTGCGCGTCCTGCGCCAGTTGCTGCGCGAGCAGGCGGCGGAAATGGGCCAGCGCCTGGACGAGCACCTCGGTGATCACGTGACCTATCGGCCGCCGTCTGCCGGCTCGACATTCTGGCTGGCATCCACGCGGGCCGTCGACATGCGCCAGGTGTTCCAGCGCCTGCTGGCCGAGCAGGTGGTCATGGCGCCCGGTGAGTTGTTCAGCGTCCGGGGCCTGCATCATCAGCACCTGCGCTTGAGCCACACCTTCCACGGCCAGCCCAACCTCAATAGTGCGCTGTCTGCATTGGGTGAGGCCCTGAGGCACGCACAGATGGGCTAGGTGCGTGAAATTTCTCTTGGCGTTGTAGGATTTATAACGTCGCTTAGCAGTCAAACTCTCAGTAAACTGCCGTTTTTTCCGACTCCTTCTTTCCGAGGTTTATGCATGACAATCAGTCCTTTTGCGGGCAAACCGGCGCCAGCCCAGTTGCTGGTGGATATCCCGCGACTGGTCACGGCCTATTACACCGGCCAGCCCGATGCAGCAATCTCCACCCAGCGCGTGGCCTTTGGTACCTCCGGGCATCGAGGCAGTTCGTTCGAGCTGAGCTTCAACGAATGGCATGTGCTTGCCATCAGCCAGGCCATTTGCCTGTATCGCCAGGCCCAGGGCATCGACGGCCCGCTGTTTGTCGGCCTGGATACCCACGCACTGTCGACCCCGGCCGGCGCCAGCGCCCTGGAAGTGCTGGCCGCCAACGGCGTGCACGTCATGCTGGCCGAAGGCGATGAATACACGCCGACCCCGGCGATTTCCCACGCCATCATCTGCTACAACCGTGGCCGTAGCAGCGGCCTGGCGGACGGAATCGTGATTACGCCGTCCCACAACCCACCGCAAAGCGGCGGCTATAAGTACAACCCGCCCAATGGCGGCCCGGCCGATACCCACGTCACCAAGTGGATCGAAGCCAAGGCCAACGAGCTGCTGGCCAATAAACTGGCCGGGGTCAAACGCATCACCCACGCCCAGGCGCTCAAGGCCGACACCACCCACCGCCATGATTACCTCAACAGCTATGTGGCCGACCTGATCAATGTGATCGACATGGACGCCATCCGCAGCGCTGGCCTGCGCCTGGGCGTGGACCCGCTGGGCGGAGCAGGGGTGCGCTACTGGTCGGCGATTGCCGAGCAGTACCGCCTGAACCTCGACGTGGTCAATACCGAAGTCGACCCGACGTTCCGCTTCATGAGCGTCGACTGGGATGGCCAGATCCGCATGGACCCGTCGTCCAGCTACGCCATGCAGGGCCTGATCGGCCTCAAGGAACGCTTCGACGTGGCCTTCGCCTGCGACCCGGACCACGACCGCCACGGCATCGTGACCCCGTCCGGCGGCCTGCTGGCACCGAACAACTACCTGGCGGTGTCTATCGACTACCTGTTCCAGAACCGTCCCGACTGGCGCGCCGACGCGGCCGTGGGCAAGACCGTGGTCAGCAGCGGCCTGATCGATCGCGTGGCCGCGCGCATTGGCCGTCGCCTGTATGAAGTGCCGGTGGGCTTCAAGTGGTTTGCCGATGGCTTGTTCGACGGTTCGTTGGGCTTTGGCGGCGAAGAAAGCGCCGGTGCCTCGTTCCTGCGCAAGGATGGCACGGTGTGGAGTACCGACAAGGACGGCCTGATTCCGGCCTTGCTCGCTGCCGAAATGACCTCGCGCAAAGGCCAGGACCCGAGCCAGATCTACCGTGGCCTGACCGACGCCCTGGGCGAGCCGTTCGCCATTCGGGTCGACGCCAAGGCCACCCCGGCGCAAAAAGCCCTGTTGGGCAAGTTGTCGCCGGAGCAGGTGACCTCCACGCAACTGGCCGGAGAAACCATCCAGCAGATCCTCAGTCACGCGCCGGGCAACAACCAGGCGATCGGCGGGCTGAAGGTCATGACCGAAAACGGCTGGTTCGCCGCGCGGCCATCGGGCACCGAGGACATCTACAAGATCTACGCCGAGAGCTTTATTGGCGAAGATCACCTCAAGCAGCTGGTGGAAGAGGCACAGGTATTGGTTGACGGTGCAATCAGCCAGTAACCCCCGACCCTGGCCCCTGTAGGACGAGCTTGCTCGCGAAGAAGTCCGCCACACCACGCCGCATCAGAAACGGCGCGTTATCGTTGACGATCTTCGCGAGCAAGCTCGCTCCTACAGGGTGACGGGGAATATCAGGCCAGGTCGACCAGTACGATCTCGCTGTCTTCTATCGCCGTCACCCGCAATACCTGCTCCTGCTCAATCGCCACACCGTCTCGAGCTTGCGCACGCAAGCCATTGACTTCAATCACCCCTGTGGCCGGTACCAGGTACGCACGGCGCCCGCTGTCGAGGCGGTATTCGGCACTTTCCCCGGCTTTGAGGTTGGCCGCCACCAGGCGGGCATCGGCGCGAATGCGCAGGCTTTCGCTGTCACCGGATTTGCCGCTGGCGAGGGTGACAAACCCTTGGCGATCCCCTTTGGGGAAAGGCTTGGCCCCCCACGAAGGCGGTAAGCCCGCTTCGTTCGGAATAATCCAGATTTGGAAGATCTTGGTCGGCGTGGCTTCCAGGTTGTATTCGCTGTGGGCGATCCCGGTGCCTGCACTCATCACCTGCACGTCGCCGGCCTCGGTGCGGCCTTTGTTGCCCAGGTTGTCGGCATGGCTGATGGCGCCTTCACGCACATAGGTGATGATTTCCATGTCGCGGTGCGGGTGCTGCGGGAAGCCGGTGCCGGGGGCGATGATGTCGTCGTTCCATACCCGCAGATTGCCC
It encodes:
- the pgm gene encoding phosphoglucomutase (alpha-D-glucose-1,6-bisphosphate-dependent), which gives rise to MTISPFAGKPAPAQLLVDIPRLVTAYYTGQPDAAISTQRVAFGTSGHRGSSFELSFNEWHVLAISQAICLYRQAQGIDGPLFVGLDTHALSTPAGASALEVLAANGVHVMLAEGDEYTPTPAISHAIICYNRGRSSGLADGIVITPSHNPPQSGGYKYNPPNGGPADTHVTKWIEAKANELLANKLAGVKRITHAQALKADTTHRHDYLNSYVADLINVIDMDAIRSAGLRLGVDPLGGAGVRYWSAIAEQYRLNLDVVNTEVDPTFRFMSVDWDGQIRMDPSSSYAMQGLIGLKERFDVAFACDPDHDRHGIVTPSGGLLAPNNYLAVSIDYLFQNRPDWRADAAVGKTVVSSGLIDRVAARIGRRLYEVPVGFKWFADGLFDGSLGFGGEESAGASFLRKDGTVWSTDKDGLIPALLAAEMTSRKGQDPSQIYRGLTDALGEPFAIRVDAKATPAQKALLGKLSPEQVTSTQLAGETIQQILSHAPGNNQAIGGLKVMTENGWFAARPSGTEDIYKIYAESFIGEDHLKQLVEEAQVLVDGAISQ
- a CDS encoding pirin family protein, coding for MLELRPFNALGGAHHGWLDAHHHFSFAEYHDPKRMHWGNLRVWNDDIIAPGTGFPQHPHRDMEIITYVREGAISHADNLGNKGRTEAGDVQVMSAGTGIAHSEYNLEATPTKIFQIWIIPNEAGLPPSWGAKPFPKGDRQGFVTLASGKSGDSESLRIRADARLVAANLKAGESAEYRLDSGRRAYLVPATGVIEVNGLRAQARDGVAIEQEQVLRVTAIEDSEIVLVDLA